One Kitasatospora sp. NBC_01266 genomic window carries:
- a CDS encoding histidine phosphatase family protein, with translation MNGAAARYLYLARHGEALPDGSGLSETGRRQAVLLGRRLREVPLTAVHHGPLRRAAQTARLIGEQLRGVPAFQDEAAGDYLPAVPTREQLPVDCADHLLDFLGDVPAEEAARGAALARTATARFTGTVAGDEDRHELVVTHAFLIGWLLRDAMAAPDWRWLGLNHANAALTVIRYAPGRPATVITQNDQRHLPAELCWTGFPSEWQI, from the coding sequence TTGAACGGCGCAGCCGCCCGCTACCTCTACCTCGCACGGCACGGCGAGGCCCTGCCGGACGGGAGCGGGCTCTCCGAGACCGGGCGCCGCCAGGCGGTCCTGCTCGGGCGGCGGTTGCGCGAGGTGCCGCTGACGGCGGTGCACCACGGCCCGCTCCGCCGGGCGGCACAGACCGCGCGGTTGATCGGTGAACAGCTGCGCGGCGTCCCCGCCTTCCAGGACGAGGCGGCCGGTGACTACCTGCCCGCTGTGCCGACCCGGGAGCAACTGCCGGTGGACTGCGCCGACCACCTGCTGGACTTCCTCGGCGACGTCCCGGCCGAGGAGGCCGCCCGCGGGGCGGCGCTGGCCCGCACGGCGACGGCACGGTTCACCGGCACGGTGGCCGGCGACGAGGATCGGCACGAACTGGTGGTCACCCATGCCTTCCTGATCGGCTGGCTGCTCCGGGACGCGATGGCGGCCCCCGACTGGCGCTGGCTCGGCCTCAACCACGCCAACGCGGCGCTGACGGTGATCCGTTACGCGCCCGGCCGGCCGGCCACCGTGATCACGCAGAACGACCAGCGGCACCTGCCGGCCGAGCTGTGCTGGACCGGTTTCCCCTCGGAATGGCAGATCTGA
- a CDS encoding uridine kinase — protein sequence MAGPRLTPISWPRLAVELADRVERLTPADGGRFPRVAVDGAPAARPERLAAALAEELRLRGRPVQRVRSRDFLRPASLRLEYGHQDADAYFDLWLDDNALFREVFTPLDPGGTGRVLPDLRDPDTDRATRSPYVELAPGAVLLLDGQLLLGRWFPFDLTVHLRMSEAALRRRTAEQDQWTLPAFARYETETRPDEAADILVRADDPERPAWNQG from the coding sequence ATGGCAGGGCCCCGACTCACCCCGATCAGCTGGCCCCGGCTGGCCGTCGAACTCGCCGACCGGGTCGAGCGGTTGACCCCGGCGGACGGTGGGCGTTTCCCCCGGGTCGCGGTGGACGGCGCCCCGGCGGCCCGGCCCGAGCGGCTGGCCGCCGCCCTCGCCGAGGAACTGCGGCTGCGCGGTCGCCCGGTGCAGCGGGTGCGGTCGCGCGACTTCCTGCGGCCCGCCTCGCTGCGGCTGGAGTACGGGCACCAGGACGCCGACGCCTACTTCGACCTCTGGCTGGACGACAACGCGCTCTTCCGTGAGGTCTTCACCCCGCTGGACCCGGGCGGCACCGGCCGGGTGCTGCCCGACCTGCGCGACCCGGACACCGACCGCGCCACCCGCAGCCCGTACGTCGAACTGGCCCCGGGCGCCGTGCTGCTGCTCGACGGCCAGCTGCTGCTCGGCCGCTGGTTCCCGTTCGACCTGACGGTGCACCTGCGGATGTCCGAGGCAGCCCTGCGGCGCCGCACCGCCGAGCAGGACCAGTGGACGCTGCCGGCCTTCGCCCGCTACGAGACCGAGACGCGCCCGGACGAGGCGGCCGACATCCTGGTCCGGGCCGACGACCCGGAACGCCCCGCGTGGAACCAGGGTTGA
- a CDS encoding ATP-binding protein: MSETLADPPASTANVWYWLRPRADSPAMARRLLREFLPRVSGGELFEEKGALVLSELVTNAFVHGTRRDQLIKMGLEADPDGELLLIWVEDASHEAPQLCVAAEGEAGRGLLLVDRLSQQWGWGPREGIGKRVWSCIERGPAVA; encoded by the coding sequence ATGTCCGAAACGCTCGCCGATCCCCCCGCGTCCACCGCCAACGTCTGGTACTGGTTGCGTCCCAGAGCGGATTCGCCGGCCATGGCACGGCGTCTGCTGCGTGAGTTCCTCCCGCGCGTCAGTGGCGGCGAACTCTTCGAGGAGAAGGGTGCGTTGGTGCTCAGCGAGCTGGTCACCAACGCCTTCGTGCACGGCACCCGGCGGGACCAGCTGATCAAGATGGGCCTCGAGGCGGACCCTGACGGTGAGTTGCTGCTGATCTGGGTCGAGGACGCCTCCCACGAGGCCCCGCAGCTGTGCGTCGCGGCCGAGGGTGAGGCCGGGCGGGGGCTGCTGCTGGTCGACAGGCTCTCGCAGCAGTGGGGTTGGGGGCCGCGCGAGGGGATCGGCAAGCGGGTCTGGTCCTGCATCGAGCGCGGACCGGCGGTGGCGTAG
- a CDS encoding DUF5753 domain-containing protein, whose translation MPVNRNPTVRQRRLARTLKELRTAKRLTLAQAAQQLACAESKISRIEAAQSGVRLIDLRLLLDLYDVHDRGTRAGLEALSREGRLRGWWDRYSETLSPLYADYIALEADASDAYSIQTLLVPGLLQTEDYTRAVVRAQIEDATPEQVEILTKVRQERRSVLTRNAPLRLWVVLSESVLKHQIGGPSVMRGQLEFLASASDNPTINIQVLPEASDVHAALFGPVVILSFPETTETDVAYVDSLLSTLYIEEPDEVFKYANLFRRALAESLPRTESLALIERIAKGMV comes from the coding sequence GTGCCGGTGAACAGAAACCCGACCGTTCGTCAGCGGCGGCTCGCCCGAACGCTCAAGGAGCTACGGACGGCCAAGCGGCTGACTCTCGCCCAGGCGGCGCAGCAGCTTGCCTGCGCAGAGAGCAAGATCAGCCGGATTGAGGCGGCACAGTCAGGGGTCCGGCTTATCGACCTGCGCCTACTCCTCGACCTGTATGACGTCCATGACCGTGGAACGCGAGCGGGGCTGGAGGCACTGTCCCGCGAGGGGCGGCTGCGCGGCTGGTGGGACCGGTACTCCGAGACACTCTCTCCGCTCTATGCCGACTACATCGCGCTGGAAGCCGACGCTTCGGACGCGTACAGCATCCAAACCCTTCTGGTGCCAGGGCTCTTGCAGACCGAGGACTACACACGGGCTGTGGTCCGTGCTCAGATAGAGGATGCGACGCCCGAGCAGGTTGAGATCCTCACCAAGGTCCGCCAGGAGCGCCGCTCGGTGCTGACGCGAAACGCGCCTCTGCGCTTGTGGGTGGTTCTCTCGGAGTCCGTACTCAAGCACCAGATCGGCGGGCCGTCGGTGATGCGCGGTCAGCTTGAGTTCCTTGCTTCAGCCTCCGACAACCCGACCATCAACATCCAGGTCTTGCCGGAAGCCTCGGACGTGCACGCGGCGCTGTTCGGGCCGGTTGTCATCCTGAGCTTCCCCGAGACGACGGAGACAGACGTGGCCTATGTGGACAGCCTGCTCAGCACGCTCTACATCGAAGAGCCCGACGAGGTGTTCAAGTATGCCAACCTGTTCCGCCGCGCTCTTGCCGAATCGCTGCCACGCACCGAATCACTCGCGCTGATCGAGCGCATCGCAAAAGGAATGGTCTAG
- a CDS encoding DUF397 domain-containing protein: MTSNVPPSSDAARLNWYKSSYSGAQSDCVETGRVVTGGMAVRDSKDPHGPALVFRADAWQAFLASVQQHISPADF; encoded by the coding sequence ATGACGAGCAACGTCCCCCCGTCTTCAGATGCAGCCCGGCTCAACTGGTACAAGTCCTCGTACTCAGGTGCCCAGAGCGACTGCGTGGAAACCGGCCGCGTGGTCACGGGCGGCATGGCGGTCCGCGATTCCAAGGACCCGCACGGTCCCGCGCTGGTCTTCCGAGCCGACGCATGGCAAGCATTCTTGGCCAGCGTCCAACAGCACATCTCCCCCGCTGACTTCTGA
- a CDS encoding DUF397 domain-containing protein: protein MNHVAWRKSTFSGNQGNCVEVADGFPGAVPVRDSKDPHGPALVFRANAWQAFVTSVQTAALPIDLTDLSGGLTS, encoded by the coding sequence ATGAACCATGTCGCATGGCGGAAGAGTACGTTCAGCGGCAATCAGGGCAACTGCGTTGAGGTCGCCGACGGTTTCCCTGGTGCCGTACCCGTGCGCGACAGCAAGGACCCGCACGGTCCCGCGCTGGTCTTCCGGGCCAACGCCTGGCAGGCCTTCGTCACCAGCGTCCAGACGGCAGCCCTGCCCATCGACCTCACCGATCTGAGTGGCGGGCTGACCTCATGA
- a CDS encoding DUF397 domain-containing protein codes for MTHYSDASAQGLTFRKSSYSNGQENCVECALASAGSEAAVRDSKDPHGPALVFRADAWQAFVTSVQTAALPIGH; via the coding sequence ATGACCCACTACTCCGACGCCTCTGCACAGGGCTTGACCTTCCGAAAGTCCTCCTACAGCAACGGCCAGGAGAACTGCGTCGAGTGCGCCCTTGCATCCGCCGGAAGTGAGGCCGCAGTACGGGACTCCAAGGACCCGCACGGTCCCGCGCTGGTCTTCCGAGCCGACGCCTGGCAGGCCTTCGTCACCAGCGTCCAGACGGCAGCCCTGCCCATCGGCCACTGA
- a CDS encoding SAM-dependent methyltransferase produces the protein MSASEEDGQEPSDLRPEVPHPARMYDYYLGGKDNFPADRAAAEQVMAISPRVRLSAQANRAFLQRAVRYLAEQGVKQFLDIGTGIPTAGNTHEIAQKVHPDARVAYLDNDPIVLVHSRALLAGASHGTATVVQADLRDPAGILADPEVRGLLDLGRPVALLLFAILHFVDEESDPYGIVRTLVDALPSGSYLALSHGTADFLSPEQAQRGPAVYCAATERLTLRSKAQVARFFEGLELVGPGIVTVPLWQPEQPEREGDALTGIWGGVGRKP, from the coding sequence ATGTCCGCCTCCGAGGAGGACGGTCAGGAGCCCAGCGATCTGCGCCCCGAGGTGCCGCATCCGGCCCGGATGTACGACTACTACCTTGGCGGCAAGGACAACTTCCCCGCCGACCGGGCCGCCGCCGAGCAGGTCATGGCGATCAGTCCGCGGGTGCGGCTCAGCGCGCAGGCGAACCGGGCGTTCCTGCAGCGGGCGGTGCGGTATCTGGCCGAGCAGGGTGTGAAGCAGTTCCTGGACATCGGCACCGGCATTCCGACGGCCGGCAACACGCACGAGATCGCGCAGAAGGTGCACCCCGACGCGCGGGTGGCGTACCTGGACAACGACCCGATCGTGCTGGTGCACAGCCGCGCGCTGCTGGCCGGGGCGAGTCATGGGACCGCGACCGTGGTGCAGGCCGATCTGCGGGACCCGGCGGGGATCCTGGCCGATCCGGAGGTCCGGGGGCTGCTCGATCTGGGGCGCCCGGTGGCGCTGCTGCTCTTCGCGATCCTGCACTTCGTGGACGAGGAGTCCGACCCGTACGGCATCGTCCGCACGCTGGTGGACGCGCTGCCCTCCGGCAGCTACCTGGCGCTCTCGCACGGCACCGCCGACTTCCTCTCCCCCGAGCAGGCGCAGCGCGGGCCGGCGGTCTACTGTGCCGCCACCGAGCGGCTCACGCTGCGCAGCAAGGCGCAGGTGGCGCGGTTCTTCGAGGGCCTGGAGCTGGTCGGGCCCGGGATCGTCACCGTCCCGCTCTGGCAGCCCGAGCAGCCGGAGCGGGAGGGTGACGCGCTCACCGGGATCTGGGGCGGGGTCGGCCGCAAGCCGTAG
- a CDS encoding carboxylesterase/lipase family protein, with product MFRRKIIGSTFQVGAAALTLLVGGLLGAASPAAAATSHTDYTHCRTSISLGRVQGLAQGATCSYLGVPYAAPPTGARRFLPPAPVTPWHGTLQATAAKPGCPQDLTVGPGVGTEDCLYTDVWQPRGGASARQPKPVMVFIHGGADELGAAGDPVFNGAQLADHGDAIVVSVDYRLGLLGWTELGGLDPRYAGSGNNGLRDQIAALTWVRQHVGAFGGDPGNVTVFGQSAGAISIDAMLAGNHPERLFQRAIVESGPGYLVHSQDYARSAAAHVLAAGKITSVAQLDAMSTAQLLQLQATAQQGVPGLADALFFGPSIDGRLVPGPVVDRIAAGSARDVQLMTGTTENETDYWALFEPAVLDLPLSAYQSFPAVLADRKQQMYDAYAADRPGLPAGRVVNAMITDQTERVPTLRMAEAQSRWRPTYVYQFDWHVPYVAGLPAAQNLGAMHTLELPFVFGNLDLDAFPRGAATVAADRPQLTALSDDMMTSWTSFARNGVPGWPSYTPSVRATRIWDTHPSVQDAPMENERALWNAYPFPDWDVREWSAQS from the coding sequence GTGTTCCGCAGGAAGATCATCGGAAGTACGTTCCAAGTGGGCGCCGCCGCCCTCACCCTGCTCGTGGGCGGCCTGCTCGGCGCGGCGAGTCCGGCCGCCGCAGCCACCAGCCACACCGATTACACCCACTGCCGTACCAGCATCTCGCTCGGCCGCGTCCAGGGCCTGGCCCAAGGCGCCACCTGCTCCTACCTCGGCGTCCCGTACGCGGCGCCCCCCACCGGCGCCCGCCGCTTCCTGCCGCCCGCGCCGGTCACGCCCTGGCACGGCACGCTCCAGGCCACCGCCGCCAAGCCGGGCTGCCCCCAGGACCTGACGGTGGGCCCCGGCGTCGGCACCGAGGACTGCCTGTACACCGACGTCTGGCAGCCGCGCGGCGGCGCTTCAGCCCGGCAGCCCAAGCCCGTGATGGTCTTCATCCACGGCGGCGCCGACGAGTTGGGCGCCGCCGGCGACCCGGTCTTCAACGGCGCCCAACTCGCCGACCACGGCGACGCGATCGTGGTCAGCGTCGACTACCGGCTCGGCCTGCTCGGCTGGACCGAACTCGGCGGCCTGGACCCGCGCTACGCCGGCTCGGGCAACAACGGGCTGCGCGACCAGATCGCGGCGCTGACCTGGGTGCGTCAGCACGTCGGGGCGTTCGGCGGCGACCCGGGCAACGTCACCGTCTTCGGCCAGTCGGCGGGCGCGATCTCGATCGATGCGATGCTGGCCGGCAACCACCCGGAACGGCTGTTCCAGCGCGCCATCGTGGAGAGCGGCCCCGGCTACCTGGTGCACAGCCAGGACTACGCGCGCAGCGCCGCCGCGCACGTGCTCGCCGCCGGGAAGATCACCAGCGTGGCGCAGCTGGACGCGATGAGCACCGCGCAACTGCTGCAACTCCAGGCGACGGCCCAGCAGGGCGTGCCGGGCCTGGCCGACGCGCTCTTCTTCGGGCCGTCCATCGACGGCAGGCTCGTCCCGGGCCCGGTGGTCGACCGGATCGCGGCCGGCAGCGCCCGCGACGTGCAGCTGATGACCGGCACCACCGAGAACGAGACCGACTACTGGGCGCTCTTCGAACCGGCCGTGCTGGACCTCCCGCTCAGCGCCTACCAGAGCTTCCCGGCCGTGCTGGCCGACCGCAAGCAGCAGATGTACGACGCCTACGCCGCCGACCGCCCGGGGCTGCCGGCCGGACGGGTGGTCAACGCGATGATCACCGACCAGACCGAGCGGGTGCCCACCCTGCGGATGGCCGAGGCGCAGTCCCGCTGGCGGCCCACCTACGTCTACCAGTTCGACTGGCACGTGCCGTACGTCGCGGGCCTGCCCGCCGCCCAGAACCTCGGCGCGATGCACACCCTGGAACTGCCGTTCGTCTTCGGCAACCTCGACCTGGACGCCTTCCCGCGCGGGGCCGCCACGGTCGCCGCCGACCGGCCGCAACTCACCGCGCTGTCGGACGACATGATGACGTCCTGGACCTCCTTCGCCCGCAACGGCGTCCCCGGCTGGCCCTCCTACACGCCGTCCGTCCGGGCCACCCGGATCTGGGACACCCACCCCAGCGTCCAGGACGCGCCGATGGAGAACGAGCGGGCGCTGTGGAACGCCTACCCGTTCCCCGACTGGGACGTGCGGGAGTGGTCCGCCCAGAGCTGA
- a CDS encoding DUF4291 domain-containing protein has protein sequence MPTALRQIRADYDATSITLYQAYAPAVATPAVATGRFVAPFSRGRMTWIKPSFRWLMHRSNWARKPGQERILAVRITREGWERALAQAVLTTADPAALATATVHVQWDPERSLGGAALNHYSIQVGIGRSVIDALVDDWTLAITDLTPQVRRIAELVRAGRTDRATRLLPPERPYPLEPALARRLGMS, from the coding sequence ATGCCCACCGCCTTGCGCCAGATCCGCGCCGACTACGACGCGACCAGCATCACCCTCTACCAGGCCTACGCCCCGGCCGTCGCCACCCCGGCGGTGGCCACCGGCCGCTTCGTCGCGCCCTTCTCGCGCGGCCGGATGACCTGGATCAAACCGAGCTTCCGCTGGCTGATGCACCGCAGCAACTGGGCCCGAAAGCCGGGCCAGGAGCGCATCCTGGCCGTCCGGATCACCCGCGAGGGTTGGGAGCGGGCGCTTGCCCAGGCCGTGCTGACCACCGCCGACCCGGCCGCGCTCGCCACCGCCACCGTGCACGTCCAGTGGGACCCGGAACGCTCGCTCGGCGGTGCCGCGTTGAACCACTACAGCATCCAGGTCGGCATCGGACGCTCCGTCATCGACGCGCTGGTGGACGACTGGACGCTCGCCATCACCGACCTCACCCCGCAGGTGCGCCGGATCGCCGAGCTGGTCCGGGCCGGCCGCACCGACCGGGCCACCCGACTGCTGCCGCCCGAGCGCCCGTACCCCTTGGAGCCCGCTCTGGCAAGGCGGCTCGGGATGAGCTGA
- a CDS encoding DUF4241 domain-containing protein yields the protein MPLPAPDAARLFTLGTRYDCGRGMTATVTGLPQAELRLSTGQVAACDPFIGLGDDADPFTVAVAPGSYPVVTSVVRITRADFPAAVDSRVAAAWLRVSAEPTVAWELALGDGQRLDALEEAEFYGYGVDAGTGCFVDAAASTALGDFLGEEYELLNDALFGNEVPEPVGPVALTDPASGHNVVAFASGWGDGCYPTWLGRDADGRVTGYLTEFFVVPQPGRGPVDEE from the coding sequence ATGCCGCTGCCCGCCCCTGATGCCGCCCGACTCTTCACGCTCGGCACCCGGTACGACTGCGGCCGGGGCATGACGGCCACCGTCACCGGACTGCCGCAGGCCGAACTGCGGCTGTCCACCGGCCAGGTGGCGGCCTGCGACCCGTTCATCGGGCTGGGCGACGACGCGGACCCGTTCACGGTCGCGGTGGCGCCGGGCAGCTACCCGGTGGTCACCTCGGTGGTCCGGATCACCAGGGCCGACTTCCCCGCCGCCGTGGACAGCCGGGTCGCCGCCGCCTGGCTGCGGGTCAGCGCCGAACCGACGGTTGCCTGGGAGCTGGCGCTGGGCGACGGCCAGCGGCTCGACGCCCTCGAGGAGGCGGAGTTCTACGGCTACGGCGTCGACGCCGGGACGGGCTGCTTCGTCGACGCCGCCGCCTCGACCGCGCTCGGCGACTTCCTCGGCGAGGAGTACGAGCTGTTGAACGACGCGCTGTTCGGCAACGAGGTGCCCGAGCCGGTCGGGCCGGTCGCGCTCACCGATCCGGCCAGCGGCCACAACGTCGTCGCCTTCGCCTCGGGTTGGGGCGACGGCTGCTACCCGACCTGGCTCGGCCGGGACGCGGACGGCCGGGTCACCGGCTATCTGACCGAGTTCTTCGTGGTCCCGCAGCCGGGTCGCGGCCCGGTGGACGAGGAGTAG
- a CDS encoding Ig domain-containing protein: MFRHKFGLFERSRRTALVALSAALLGAGLAGPLSAAASPAPVKTVASVAVKPGTPKSTGATAASGPHLAKPGRVGSASPATAAQTASKSGGKLTPQLADGADPGNGNDGDGSVANEYDLPVTYKGGQDSAGVVIGPPKVYLVVWGSQWGTPSTNSTGDTVMSGDADGAVPYQQDFFKGLGSAGDGWSGVLTQYCEGIASGSMQCPAGAAHIPFPQQGSVLAGVWVDNSAAAPQAATEPQLGAEAVAAAQHFGNTTETQNRNVQYIIDSPQGTDPDKWHELGYCAWHDFQRSTDGQLAYTNMPYLPDVAGCGANWFGENTARGKLDGYGIIGGHEYAETVTDPNTPGGWTDSTGQEIADKCAWIPYGSNGGLFFENLATGSFPLQTLWSNTDHLCMASDPVYTNPPVVVSTMCDRTDAPGPVNIPAVAVDNTGSTVSYSANGLPRGLSINSATGVISGTAAATNGYQRVTVNATDTNGKSASTGFWENVSASGTPGCGGIEQLTDAGFENGSADVDHTVMTDAWSPSGYNVITPSSLHAAHSGQWYAWLGQDTSTDDSITNYLDTYPGYTAANFSFWLNVDTTNTSSSSPDTLSLNVIDQYTGQSLGTAKTWTSQNATNGYQYESVDLSPFLNQVGWGTTIGLQLVSHETGTSPTTAFLIDDTSARES, from the coding sequence GTGTTCAGACACAAATTCGGCCTGTTCGAACGCAGTCGCCGGACCGCCCTGGTCGCGCTCTCCGCCGCGCTGCTCGGCGCCGGGCTGGCCGGCCCGCTCTCCGCGGCCGCCTCCCCGGCCCCGGTCAAGACCGTCGCCAGCGTGGCGGTCAAGCCCGGTACCCCGAAGAGCACCGGCGCCACGGCCGCCTCCGGTCCGCACCTGGCGAAGCCCGGGCGGGTCGGCAGCGCCAGCCCGGCGACGGCCGCGCAGACCGCGAGCAAGAGCGGCGGCAAGCTGACCCCCCAGCTGGCCGACGGCGCGGACCCGGGCAACGGGAACGACGGCGACGGCTCCGTCGCCAACGAGTACGACCTGCCGGTCACCTACAAGGGCGGCCAGGACTCCGCCGGCGTGGTGATCGGCCCGCCCAAGGTCTACCTGGTGGTCTGGGGATCCCAGTGGGGCACCCCGTCCACCAACTCCACCGGTGACACGGTGATGTCCGGCGACGCGGACGGCGCCGTGCCGTACCAGCAGGACTTCTTCAAGGGTCTGGGCAGCGCGGGCGACGGCTGGAGCGGGGTGCTGACCCAGTACTGCGAGGGCATCGCCTCGGGCAGCATGCAGTGCCCGGCGGGCGCCGCGCACATCCCGTTCCCGCAGCAGGGCAGCGTGCTGGCCGGCGTCTGGGTGGACAACAGCGCCGCCGCCCCGCAGGCGGCCACCGAGCCGCAGCTGGGCGCCGAAGCGGTCGCCGCGGCCCAGCACTTCGGTAACACCACCGAGACGCAGAACCGCAACGTGCAGTACATCATCGACTCGCCGCAGGGCACCGACCCGGACAAGTGGCACGAGCTGGGCTACTGCGCCTGGCACGACTTCCAGCGCTCCACCGACGGCCAGCTCGCCTACACCAACATGCCCTACCTGCCGGACGTCGCGGGCTGCGGCGCCAACTGGTTCGGTGAGAACACCGCGCGCGGCAAGCTGGACGGCTACGGGATCATCGGCGGCCACGAGTACGCCGAGACGGTCACCGACCCCAACACCCCGGGTGGTTGGACCGACTCCACCGGCCAGGAGATTGCCGACAAGTGCGCCTGGATCCCGTACGGCTCCAACGGCGGCCTCTTCTTCGAGAACCTCGCCACCGGCTCCTTCCCGCTGCAGACCCTGTGGTCCAACACCGACCACCTCTGCATGGCCTCGGACCCGGTCTACACCAACCCGCCGGTCGTGGTGAGCACCATGTGCGACCGCACCGACGCCCCCGGCCCGGTGAACATACCGGCCGTCGCGGTCGACAACACCGGCTCGACGGTCAGCTACAGCGCGAACGGCCTGCCGCGCGGCCTGAGCATCAACTCCGCCACCGGTGTCATCTCCGGCACCGCGGCCGCCACCAACGGCTACCAGCGGGTCACCGTCAACGCGACCGACACCAACGGTAAATCGGCCAGCACCGGCTTCTGGGAGAACGTCTCCGCCTCGGGCACGCCCGGCTGCGGCGGCATCGAGCAGCTCACCGACGCCGGCTTCGAGAACGGCTCGGCCGACGTCGACCACACGGTGATGACCGACGCGTGGAGCCCGTCCGGCTACAACGTCATCACCCCGTCGAGCCTGCACGCCGCCCACTCGGGCCAGTGGTACGCCTGGCTCGGCCAGGACACCAGCACGGACGACTCGATCACCAACTACCTTGACACCTACCCCGGTTACACGGCGGCCAACTTCTCCTTCTGGCTGAACGTGGACACCACCAACACCTCCAGCAGCTCGCCCGACACCCTCTCGCTCAACGTGATCGACCAGTACACCGGCCAGTCGCTCGGCACGGCGAAGACCTGGACCAGCCAGAACGCCACCAACGGCTACCAGTACGAGTCGGTCGACCTGAGCCCGTTCCTCAACCAGGTCGGCTGGGGCACCACCATCGGCCTGCAGCTCGTCTCGCACGAGACCGGCACCAGCCCGACCACCGCGTTCCTGATCGACGACACCTCGGCCCGCGAGAGCTGA
- a CDS encoding DUF2079 domain-containing protein, with translation MLGARTLAARTVDAVRPERPTAAPSAPPAPGARPGPRTLPYALAALFFTLYAIVAVRRHQRGLSGGYDLGIFEQAIRNYAHFHAPVADLKGPGYNVLGDHFHPIIALLAPLYRLFPTPLTLLLAQAALLALAVVPITRWGQRTRGLWVGLAAGVGTGCAWGIVRVDAFDFHEVCFAVPLVAFAVEAAGRERWRAAACWALPLLLVKEDLGLTVATLGLYIAWRGPRRLGVTLAVIGVLGTLVEMFVLIPAASPTGVFDYLQQLEPSAAPAAVPGGHWWPPTRLDTVLLLLAPTAFLALRSPLALLALPTLGWRFVSHNTAYWGTAYHYNGVLVPILFGAMVHTLDRERVRYSGRRLRVVLAAGLAVTAATLPAFPLAEVVEPTTWRTTAHERAALTVAAELPDGVTVAATNHLAAQLTDRATVSMACPYRRPPGPVAYLLVDTRDTTADTTNCPAGLARVVTDAEHAGYTVVDARDGITLLRDPAAR, from the coding sequence GTGCTGGGTGCGCGGACGCTGGCTGCCCGGACCGTCGACGCCGTCCGGCCCGAGCGGCCGACCGCCGCTCCGTCGGCCCCACCCGCGCCCGGGGCCCGTCCCGGCCCGCGCACGCTGCCCTACGCCCTGGCCGCGCTCTTCTTCACGCTCTACGCGATCGTCGCCGTCCGGCGCCACCAGCGGGGCCTGTCCGGCGGCTACGACCTGGGCATCTTCGAGCAGGCGATCCGCAACTACGCCCACTTCCACGCACCGGTCGCCGACCTCAAGGGCCCCGGCTACAACGTGCTGGGCGACCACTTCCACCCGATCATCGCGCTCCTCGCCCCGCTCTACCGCCTCTTCCCGACCCCGCTGACCCTGCTGCTGGCCCAGGCCGCGCTGCTCGCCCTGGCCGTCGTCCCGATCACCCGCTGGGGCCAGCGGACCCGGGGCCTGTGGGTGGGCCTGGCCGCCGGGGTGGGGACGGGCTGCGCCTGGGGCATCGTGCGGGTGGACGCGTTCGACTTCCACGAGGTCTGCTTCGCCGTCCCGCTGGTGGCCTTCGCCGTCGAGGCGGCGGGTCGCGAGCGCTGGCGGGCCGCCGCCTGCTGGGCGCTGCCGCTGCTGCTGGTGAAGGAGGACCTCGGGCTGACCGTCGCGACGCTCGGCCTCTACATCGCCTGGCGCGGCCCGCGCCGGCTGGGCGTCACGCTGGCCGTGATCGGGGTGCTCGGCACGCTGGTCGAGATGTTCGTGCTGATCCCGGCGGCCAGCCCCACCGGCGTCTTCGACTACCTCCAGCAGCTCGAACCCAGCGCCGCCCCGGCCGCGGTGCCCGGCGGCCACTGGTGGCCGCCGACCCGGCTGGACACCGTGCTGCTGCTGCTCGCGCCCACCGCCTTCCTGGCCCTGCGCTCGCCGCTCGCGCTGCTCGCGCTGCCCACCCTCGGCTGGCGCTTCGTCTCGCACAACACCGCCTACTGGGGCACCGCCTACCACTACAACGGTGTCCTGGTGCCGATCCTGTTCGGCGCGATGGTGCACACCCTGGACCGGGAACGGGTGCGCTACTCGGGTCGGCGGCTGCGGGTGGTGCTGGCGGCCGGCCTGGCGGTGACGGCGGCCACGCTGCCCGCCTTCCCGCTGGCGGAGGTGGTCGAGCCGACCACCTGGCGGACCACCGCGCACGAGCGCGCCGCGCTGACGGTGGCGGCCGAGCTCCCCGACGGCGTGACGGTGGCGGCCACCAACCACCTCGCCGCGCAGCTGACGGACCGCGCGACGGTGAGCATGGCCTGCCCCTACCGCCGGCCGCCGGGCCCGGTGGCCTACCTGCTGGTCGACACCCGGGACACCACGGCCGACACCACCAACTGCCCGGCCGGCCTCGCGCGGGTGGTCACGGATGCGGAGCACGCCGGCTACACGGTGGTCGACGCCCGCGACGGCATCACGCTGCTGAGGGACCCGGCCGCCCGCTGA